In Oryzihumus leptocrescens, the following are encoded in one genomic region:
- a CDS encoding helix-turn-helix domain-containing protein, whose amino-acid sequence MILLRRELGDVLREQRQAQGRTLREVSASASVSLGYLSEVERGEKEASSELLASICGALNLPLSQVLSHVSDRVAESEAVSAPVALPVTPISGRLVSASAA is encoded by the coding sequence ATGATCTTGCTTCGTCGTGAACTCGGTGACGTGCTCCGCGAGCAGCGCCAGGCCCAGGGGCGCACCCTGCGCGAGGTCTCCGCTTCGGCTTCGGTCTCCCTCGGCTACCTCAGCGAGGTGGAGCGCGGCGAGAAGGAAGCGTCCTCCGAGCTGCTGGCCTCGATCTGCGGGGCGCTGAACCTCCCGCTGTCGCAGGTGCTCAGCCACGTCTCCGACCGCGTCGCCGAGTCCGAGGCGGTCAGCGCCCCGGTCGCCCTGCCGGTCACCCCGATCTCCGGCCGCCTGGTCTCCGCCTCCGCCGCCTGA